In one Nicotiana tomentosiformis chromosome 6, ASM39032v3, whole genome shotgun sequence genomic region, the following are encoded:
- the LOC138893454 gene encoding uncharacterized protein: MKPPSYHEVRVTHLKKEVKKIDQIIEEHKVEWNKFGCSIMMDKWTARNGKMIINVLVNSPRGSVFLESHDASNSSTDGSKMYSLFRKTIDKIGKENVVQIVTDNASENVSAGRMMEAMYPHIYWTPCAAHCINLMFGDIFKENPYASVFTKAVRVYSYISQRPLLLNLMRKFTNERNLVRPAKTRFATAFLTLHSFYL; the protein is encoded by the exons ATGAAGCCTCCTAGCTATCATGAAGTTAGAGTAACTCATCTTAAAAAAGAGGTGAAGAAGATAGACCAAATTATTGAGGAGCATAAAGTGGAATGGAACAAGTTTGGATGTtccattatgatggataaatggacAGCACGGAATGGAAAAATGATCATAAATGTGTTGGTGAACTCTCCAAGAGGGAGTGTTTTTCTTGAATCTCACGATGCTAGCAACTCTTCTACGGATGGAAGCAAAATGTACAGCTTGTTTAGAAAGACTATTGATAAAATTGGAAAGGAAAATGTTGTACAAATTGTTACAGATAATGCTAGTGAGAATGTTAGTGCGGGTAGGATGATGGAAGCTATGTATCCACACATTTATTGGACTCCATGTGCTGCCCATTGTATCAACTTGATGTTTGGTGACATATTCAAGGAAAACCCATATGCTTCAG TTTTCACTAAGGCCGTCAGGGTATATTCTTACATCAGTCAGAGGCCgttgttgttgaatttgatgaggaaattcacaaatgaaagaaatttggtgagaccgGCCAAGACTAGATTTGCAACGgctttcttaactttgcatagtTTTTACTTGTAA
- the LOC138893410 gene encoding uncharacterized protein, with the protein MVDGERKPPMGYLYEAMDRAKETIAASFEGDVRKYEKVFEIIDIRWENQLHRPLHAAGHLLNPGLFYKNTRDETLASEVWIGYHACLEKLVPNSATIDQIGEEFGRYSQAEGLFGLQAAIRARDIRSPVEWWKQFGHQTPNLQKFAIKVLSLTCSASGCERNWKRI; encoded by the exons ATGGTGGATGGGGAGAGAAAACCACCAATGGGCTATCTTTATGAGGCTATGGATAGAGCCAAAGAGACTATTGCAGCGTCATTTGAGGGAGATGTTAGAAAATATGAGAAAGTTTTTGAGATAATTGATATCAGGTGGGAGAATCAACTCCATCGACCTTTGCATGCAGCAGGCCATCTTCTGAACCCGGGATTATTTTACAAGAACACTAGAGATGAAACTTTGGCTTCAGAGGTGTGGATTGGATACCATGCATGTCTTGAGAAGTTGGTCCCTAATTCAGCGACGATAGATCAAATAGGGGAGGAGTTTGGTAGGTACTCACAAGCAGAGGGCCTATTTGGTTTACAAGCGGCCATTAGAGCCAGAGACATAAGGTCGCCAG ttGAATGGTGGAAGCAATTTGGACATCAAACTCCAAACTTGCAAAAGTTTGCCATCAAAGTACTAAGCCTAACTTGTAGTGCATCTGGATGCGAGAGAAATTGGAAGCGTATTTGA